Proteins from a single region of Paraglaciecola sp. T6c:
- a CDS encoding MBL fold metallo-hydrolase: MSLTRIIGGMLLTISCISCAIADSASDVKDEWITLGTMGGPIPHATHSQPSNALFVNGHTYIVDAGDGTVGQLTKAGLKTTDVDAVFISHLHFDHTGGLPALLSLRWQVNAGNELTVYGPPGIKETVDGIFAFMKYGAAGHYGVPGQIPEPANRKVNVVELTDGDKVSLEDFTLTAVRNTHFSWPEGSDEWKKYQALSFKFELEDYTVVYTGDTGPSKAVELLAKNADMLISEMMDVEHTVNLVKRAHPHMPAQASKHLSQHLSTHHLTSGEVGQLAANANVKKVVITHMAPGLTAPAEYKKYSNEIAAFYQGDITLANDLDRFLLQR, encoded by the coding sequence ATGAGTTTGACAAGAATTATTGGCGGCATGTTGCTCACGATAAGTTGTATCAGTTGTGCAATAGCTGATAGCGCCAGTGATGTAAAAGATGAATGGATTACCCTGGGCACAATGGGAGGTCCTATACCCCATGCGACACATTCACAACCGTCGAACGCTTTATTTGTTAACGGCCATACTTATATTGTCGACGCGGGCGATGGCACAGTGGGCCAGCTAACCAAAGCGGGCTTGAAAACAACCGATGTTGACGCAGTCTTTATCAGTCACTTACATTTTGACCATACCGGCGGGTTACCCGCATTATTAAGTCTTCGCTGGCAAGTGAATGCAGGGAATGAATTGACTGTTTATGGCCCCCCTGGGATCAAAGAAACGGTGGACGGGATCTTTGCATTTATGAAATACGGCGCGGCAGGCCATTATGGTGTACCAGGCCAAATACCAGAACCTGCAAATCGCAAGGTCAACGTGGTTGAGTTGACAGACGGTGATAAGGTCAGCCTAGAGGACTTTACCTTAACAGCAGTGCGAAATACTCACTTTAGCTGGCCAGAAGGCAGCGATGAGTGGAAGAAGTACCAGGCATTATCGTTTAAGTTTGAACTGGAAGATTACACAGTCGTTTACACAGGAGATACAGGGCCAAGCAAAGCGGTTGAATTACTTGCTAAAAATGCTGATATGCTTATCAGCGAAATGATGGATGTTGAACATACAGTTAATCTGGTAAAACGTGCGCATCCCCACATGCCTGCCCAGGCTTCTAAGCATCTTAGTCAGCATTTGTCTACTCACCACCTTACCTCAGGTGAAGTTGGCCAGCTTGCCGCAAACGCGAACGTTAAAAAAGTTGTTATTACCCATATGGCACCTGGGCTGACCGCGCCAGCTGAGTATAAAAAATATAGCAATGAAATAGCGGCATTTTACCAAGGTGACATTACTCTTGCTAACGACCTAGACAGATTCTTACTGCAAAGATAG
- a CDS encoding MFS transporter produces the protein MPNSLVDTVLIDKINNQASTKHAIILILAAIMPPMAIASLIPVLPLLMKEFAYEQGSAFLVPIALTVPALCVALFSPLAGWISDKLGRKPVLISALLAYGVVGVVPYFLTDLHHIILVRVLLGVAEAAIMTVATALIADYFTGKLRQKWISIQIASVSLSAIVLIAMGGLLGEFFGSRGPFLLYLVAIPIALAAYVILFEPQRGQEQASKSRPKVPWKRVTPLLLTTLFVGVIFYTIIVKIGVILGLVSEVSPATIGGIGAVGNIGVALGSMAFGKFKGASGPKLMSIGLALSAIGYCGAALSSTLIFTTAALIVACLGFGMLLPTMLNWILSVLPKSVIGRGTGLWTGAFFFGQFTAPIIATALQNQIGGLENVLLIYAVLSLIGVFIAFMKLKGAKSLVNH, from the coding sequence ATGCCAAACAGTCTCGTTGATACCGTTTTGATAGATAAAATAAACAATCAAGCCTCTACCAAACATGCCATTATTTTAATCTTGGCAGCCATAATGCCCCCGATGGCAATTGCTTCTTTGATCCCTGTTTTGCCTTTATTGATGAAAGAGTTTGCCTATGAGCAAGGCTCGGCATTTTTAGTGCCCATTGCGCTGACTGTTCCGGCATTGTGCGTCGCCCTTTTTTCACCTTTGGCCGGCTGGATTTCAGATAAATTAGGTCGAAAACCTGTTTTGATCTCTGCACTTTTGGCTTACGGAGTGGTTGGCGTAGTCCCATATTTTTTAACTGATCTGCATCACATTATTTTAGTAAGGGTATTATTAGGGGTTGCTGAGGCGGCTATCATGACGGTAGCGACAGCGTTAATTGCAGATTACTTTACCGGTAAACTCAGACAAAAATGGATATCTATTCAGATCGCTAGTGTGAGTTTAAGTGCCATCGTTTTAATTGCTATGGGTGGGCTTTTAGGTGAATTTTTTGGATCTCGAGGACCCTTCTTACTGTATTTAGTCGCTATTCCTATCGCCTTAGCTGCCTATGTTATCTTATTTGAACCGCAAAGAGGTCAAGAACAAGCTAGCAAGAGCAGGCCTAAGGTACCTTGGAAAAGGGTTACCCCGTTACTATTAACAACGCTTTTTGTGGGTGTCATCTTCTACACCATAATAGTCAAAATTGGCGTTATTTTAGGCTTAGTAAGTGAGGTATCGCCGGCAACTATTGGTGGTATAGGTGCGGTGGGTAATATAGGTGTCGCACTAGGCTCAATGGCATTTGGTAAATTTAAAGGCGCGTCAGGTCCTAAATTAATGAGTATTGGTTTGGCCTTATCAGCCATAGGATATTGCGGTGCGGCACTATCTTCGACGCTTATATTTACCACCGCAGCCCTTATTGTTGCTTGTTTAGGTTTTGGTATGCTGTTACCAACTATGCTTAATTGGATACTTAGTGTACTTCCGAAAAGTGTCATTGGTCGTGGAACAGGTCTTTGGACAGGTGCATTCTTTTTTGGCCAATTTACAGCCCCTATCATAGCAACAGCATTACAAAATCAAATTGGCGGCTTAGAAAACGTGTTATTGATTTATGCTGTTTTATCGTTAATTGGGGTATTCATTGCCTTTATGAAACTGAAGGGCGCCAAAAGCCTAGTTAATCACTAG